In the genome of Haloprofundus halobius, the window GTACCTCGAAGCCGACACCTACGAGATGGGGCTGAGCCCGTACGACGTCGGCGACGAACTCGGTCCGGAATCGCTCTCGATAGCCGATACCGTTCGGGCCGGGTCGTGGGCCGCCCGCGGCTACGACGCCGAACTCCGGCCGACGACGCCGGTGCAACTGGTCGAGGACGGAACCGTGACGCGCCGACTCCACAACACCGCTACCGGGGCCGAGGCGGACGTGTTTCCGGCCGGAAACGCGGTCCACAGTCTCGGATTCGGCGAAGCACCACGTATCCACGCCCGCCATCTGGAGATCGAGCCCGGTGACACCACGCGCGCGGCCCTCCGCGACGGGGCCGACGTGCTCGTCGAACGATTCGCCGAACCGTGGCTTCGCGACGAGTTGGAACGCGTCCAGCGGTCGGGCGTCATGCCCGCCAGCGCCCTCTACGCGAGAGATATCGACGAGAAATTCGACGACAGACCCGACCGAGGCTGCGCCGAATTCCCTGTCGCGGAGGGATATCGCCTCCGAGGCGGCGAACGCTCCGGGCGCGTCGAGGGAATCTCGCTCGTGTACGACCCCGAGACGCTTCGCCGAGTGACCGCCATCGGCGGCGTTCGTGACACCGTCACCGGCGTCGACGGAAAGCACAAATCGCAGATACCGTACGCGGTGACCGCCCCGGGCCTTCGGCTTCGGGGTGCGCTCCGCGCGGCCCAGTAGCCTGCGAGTGGACAGCAACGCAGCGAGGACGCGACTGCGGCGACACCGCCGATGGATTTACCACCCACCCATGCGGTGTTTTCGACCATCGATGGCTCAGAGAAACGCTGTAGCACGGTGGGGGGATCCCCCCGTCACACGACGGCGAACGTGGTACGTTTCCGAGCGACTGACTGACGCGGACTGCCGCCCGAGGGACCGATGAAGCTCGGAACCGCGCAATCGGCGCCCGGCGAGGTCTCCACCGGCTACTTCACCGTCACCGAGTTGCCGACGGGGCAACCGGAACAGGTTCCGGTCGTCGTCGTCGAGGGCGAGGAGTCGGGGCCGACGGTATGGGTGACCGGAACGATTCACGGCGACGAACCCACCGGGATGGAGGTGATACACGAGTTCGTCGACCGCATCCGCGACGAGTCGCTCTCGGGAACCGTCGTTTGCATTCCGGTGATGAACCCGTCGGGGCTCCGGACGAACGCCCGGACCTCCTACTACGACGGTGACGACCCGAACCGGTACTTCGGCCTCGACGGCGACGGCGAGACGCCGCCGCGCGTCCAGCAACTGATCTGCGACCGCCTGTACGAGGAGATTCGTGCGAACGCCGACGCCGTCATCTCGCTTCACACGTCGTGGGTCGCGACGTACCCCTACACGATACGACCGCGAGTTCGCTACGGCGACCACCGAACGAAGACGGACGCCGTCGAGTTGCGCGACCGCCTCGTCGAACTCGTCGACGCCTTCGGCCTCCCGGTCGTCAACCAGTTCAGTCCCGACGAGACCGTGCAACGGTCGCTCGACCACACGCTGACCGGCGCGGCCATCGCCGACGAGATTCCGGCATTCACGCCGGAACTCGGCGGTCGATTCGTCGTCGAGCAGGACGTCTGTGAGGCGGCCGTCGCCGGGTTACAGAACGTCCTCCACACCCTCGAAATGGTGTCGGAACCGGCGGCGTCCGCGACGACGTTCGAGCTTCCGGCCGACACCGACCTCAAACGGTTCGTCCACCCGCACACCGATACTGCCGGAATCGTTCACTACCGAGTACGGGAGGGCGGGTGGGTCGACTCCGGAGATGTGGTTGCGGACATCGTCACTCCGTGCGGGGAGACGAAGGCGCAGGTGGCAGTCGATCACTCGGGCTACGTCCTCAGTCGCTACGAGGGCGTCGCGGTCTACGAGAACGACCCGCTGCTCGACATGGCTGTCCCGGACGACGAGTCGCTGCTGTTGCATCAGTCGGATTGACCGCCGTCGGCGACGCAGCGAGCGCCTCCCGACGAAGAATTCGAGAACCGCGACGTCAGTCGTCCGCCGGTGCCGACTCGGAGTCGTCGCCTGCGCCGCTGGCCGTGACGTCGTCCGCTCGACGGCTGCCCTCCAGTTCCTCGTAGGGGTCATACCCCTCGGCGCTCTCGTAGAGGTGACAGGCGATATCCTGGTCGACGTCGACGTCTACCTTCTGTTCGAGCGGCGGGACGACTTGGTCACAGACGTCGCCGATGTAGTCCGGACAGCGCGATTTGAACCGACACCCGGTCGGAATCTCGATGACGTCGCCCACCTCGCCCTGTAGCTCGACACGCTCGCGACCCACGTCCGGGTCGGGGACCGGAACCGCGTTGATGAGCGCCTGCGTGTAGGGGTGCTGAGGGTTCTCGATGATCTGGTCGGTCGGCCCCTTCTCGACGATCTTGCCCATGTACATGATGGCGAGACGGTCGCACATATGCCGGAGCAAGGAGAGGTCGTGGCTGATGTAGACGACCGAGAGACCGAACTCCTCGGTCATCCGGTTGAGCAGCGACAGCACTCCCGCTCTGAGGCTCACGTCGAGCATCGACACCGGTTCGTCGGCGACGATGAAGTCCGGGTCGAGGACGAGCGCCCGCGCGATGGCGACGCGCTGACGCTGCCCGCCCGACAGTTCGTGCGGGTACTGGTCGTAGTACTGCTCGGGGGGTTGGAGCTCCGCGAACTCCAGCGCGCGCTGGACCCGCGCCGTCTCGTTTCTGATGTCGTGGATGCGGAGCGGTTCGGCGATGATGTCGTACACCGTCATCCGGGGGTTGAGACTCTCGAAGGGGTCCTGAAAGATCATCTGGGCGTTCTGTCTGAACTCCTTGAGTTCCTCGTCTGTGGCCTCCGAGAGCTCCTTGTCGTTGTAGACGATGTCGCCGTCGGTCGGCTCGTGGAGCTTCACCAGCGACATCCCCGTCGTGGTCTTCCCGCAGCCGGACTCGCCCGCCAACCCGAGCGTCTCGCCCTTGTGGAGATTGAAACTGACGCCGTCGACCGCGTGGACGTAGTCGGGTTCGTCGCCGGAGACCGACTGCATCAGACTCGCTATCCAGCCCTGATTGACCTTGAAATGCTTCTTGAGGTCGTCGACTTCTAGAAGCACGTCGTCTCGCATCTCAGTCACCCCCGGCGTTCCCGACGTTCTGGGCCGCGGCGGTCTGTTTCCACGTCCTCGCGTCGTCGGCGTACGGCCGCAGTTCCGCGTCTACCTCGTCGGCGTAGTGGCAGTACGACCGAAGGTTGTTCACGTAGTGCGCTTCGGGCTCTTCCTCCCGACAGCGGTCGGTCGCCATCGGACACCGCTCGGCGAACCGACAGCCCTGCGGCGGGTCGACGAGCTCCGGCGGGTAGCCCGCGATGGAGAGCAGGTCCTGGTCCTCCATCCGGATGTTGGGGAACGCCCGCTTCAGCCCGATGGTGTAGGGGTGGTACGGCTGGTTGAATATCTCGTCGACCGGCCCCTCCTCGGCTACCTGACCGGCATACATCACGAGGACGCGGTCGCACGTCTCGGCGACGACGCTCACGTCGTGAGTGATGACCAGCATCGAGGAGTTGATCTCGTCTTGGATCGAACGGATGCGCTTGAGAATCTGGTCCTGCATGATGACGTCGAGCGCCGTCGTCGGTTCGTCGGCCAACACCAGCGACGGGTCGAGCGCGAGCGCCATCGCGATCATCGCGCGCTGGCGCATCCCGCCGGAGAACTGGTGCGGGTAGTCGTCGGCGCGGTCGGGGTCCAGACCCACGAGTTCGAACATCTCGGTGACGATCTCGTTCGACTCGACCCGACCCGTTCCCGGCCGATGGGTCTCGATGGCCTCGACGATCTGCTCGCGGATGGTGTACACCGGGTCCAGCGAGTTCATCGCAGATTGGGCGATCATCGATATCTCCTCCCACTTCAGACGGCGGCGCTCGGGGCCGGAGAGTTCGGTGAGGTCGTCGCCTTTGAACTCGATGCTGCCGTTGTTGACGTAGCCGGCGTCCGGGAGGATGCCGATTATCGCCTTCGCGAGCGTGGTCTTGCCGCAACCGGACTCGCCGACGATGCCGAGGTTCTCGCCCTCTTCGAGTTCGAACGAGACGCCGTCGACCGCCTGTGCGGGGCCGTCTTCGGTTTCGTAGTACACTTCGAGGTCTTCGACTTCGAGTAGACTCATTGTAGCTTGGGGTTGGTTATCTCTTCGTAGCCGCGGCCGATGAGGAAGCCGCTGATCACGAGCAGTCCGATGCAGATACCCGGCGGCACGAACCACCACCACGCGCCGAACTGGAGCGCGGAGTACGCCCGCGACGCCTGGAGCATCGTGCCCCACGAGACGGTGTTCGGGTCGCCGAGGCCGATGAACGAGACGCCCGCCTCCGCGAGGATGGCCCACGCGATGCCGAACGAGCCGTAGAGGAACGTCAGCGGCAACACGTTGGGCGCGAGATGCCTGCTGATGATGTGCCAATCGCCCGCGCCGGCGACCTGAGCGGCCTTCACGAACGGCCGTTCGCGGAGCGAGAGCGCCTGCGAGCGGATGACCCGGGCGGTCGAGCGCCACTGGAGGACGATCAGCGCGAAGATGATGTTCCAGAGGTTCGGCCCCAGCACCGCGACGAGCACGATGACCGTCGGCAAAAGCGGCATCCCGTACAGGAAGTCGACCAGTCGCATCAGCGCGTCGTCGACCTTCCCGCCGTAGTAGCCCGCGACGAGACCGACCAGCGTCCCGATACCGGCGGTGAACACCGCCGCGATGAGTCCGACCATCAGCGCCGCTCGCGTGCCGTAGACGAGTTGGCTGAAGATGTCGAACCCCTCGGCGGTGGTGCCGAGGATGTAGGGCGTGTCCGCGCCGAGAATCGACGGTTCGGCCCACTTCTCGATGATGATCTCGGAGTCGGTCTGGTACTGTCGCTTGAGCGGCTGGTGGGTCGCGATGAACGGCGCGAAGATGGCGACGAGGACGAACCCCGCCACTGTGAGAAGCGAGAGCTTCACCGAGAGTTCGTCGGTGAGCTTCGCCCAGTGTTCTCGGAGCGTCTCGCGCCACAGGCGGGCCGTCCGCTGCCACTTGTTTATCTGCTCGTCGGACGAGCCGGTGTCGTCGAGGTCGGCGAATATCGACCGGGTAGTGTGTTCTTCTTGAGCCATTGGTCTAGTCGTACGTCACCCGCGGGTCGAGGTAGCCGTACGCGAGGTCGGCCAGGAAGTTCAGGAAGATGATGGTCGCCGCGAGAACCATGAACGTCCCCTGTGCGACGGGGAAGTCCCGCCGGAGCACCGCTCGCACCATCTCCCGACCGATGCCGGGCCACGCGAACACCGTCTCGATGAGGACGCTCCCGCCGACGGCGTAGCCGAGGGCGATGGCCGCCGCCGTGACGATGGGCAACAGCGCGTTCCGCGCGGCGTGTCTGAACATTATCGTCCGCTCCTTCAGCCCCTTGGCGCGGCAGACGTCGATGAAGTCCTCAGAGAGCACTTCGAGCATGCTCGAACGCATGATGAGAAGTGGGTAGCCCATGAAGTAGAAGCCGAGCACCAGCGCCGGTGCCAGCAGGTGGTGCAGGAAGTCCACCGTCAACACCATCTGCCAGAAGCTCGCGTTCTGCGTACCGAGGCTGGTCATCCCGCTCATCGGGATGACGCCGAGGTTCGCCCCGAATATCCACAGGACGATGAGCCCGACGTAGAACGTCGGGACGCTCCGGGCGGTCAGCGCGACGATGACCGCGTTCTTCTCGAACCTGGAGCCGCGGTACCAGCCGGACAGCACGCCGAGCGTGATACCGATGGCGTACGCCGTGATGAACGCCGTCAGCATGAGCACGAGCGTGTTCGGCAGGTAGGTCGCGATGACGTCCGTCACCGGCTGGTTCGAGTGGAACGACTGGCCGAACTGCAGCGTCGCTAAATTCTCGAGAAACTTGACGTACTGCACGTGCAGCGGCTGGTCGAGGCCGTAGCTCGCGATGATCTGTTCACGCGCCTCCTGTGTCATCTGTGAGGAGACGACGTACGACGTCGGATCGCCCGGCATGAGCCGAAACAGTCCGAACAGGACCGTCCCGACCGCCCAGAGCGTCACGACGAGCTGTAGTACGCGTCTGATGACGAAACTCGCTTTTCCCATGATATATGTCGTATCTGTATCGTGTTTACCGCCGATTTACGTGGAAATTCCGTATCGAAGTCGGTTCTCTCCGCTCAGTCGTCGCTCGGCGCCTGGAGCATGTCGTTGTCGTCCCACGTGTAGCCGGCCTCTTCGAGTCGGCTCCGCGCGGCGTCCCGGCTCTCCTCGTACTCCGTCACGTCCTCGGTGTGGAGCGGCCCGAACGCCGACGAGACGACGTTGAACCCTGGTTCGGGGAAGCCGAACAGGACCTGGTCGACGATGGGCGTCCGCGGGATGGTCTCGACTAGCGCCTTCCGCAACTGCACGTCGTCGAGGCGCTCTTCGCGCTCGTTGGGCGTGAACATCCAGAACGTCGGCGCGGTCTGGAACGTCGTCCCGATGTTCTCGTTGTCCTGATTCTGATCGAGGCTGCGGTCGATGCGGCCGAACGGCTCGTAGTTGAGATCGCCGTTGATGAGATTCTCCCACACCGTCGACGCCTCGGGGATGACGCGCCAGAACCGCTTCTCGAAGGAGACGGGCGCGAAGTGCTCGTCGAACTTCGTCATCCCGAACTCGCTGCCCTGTTCCCAGTAGTCGAACATCATCGGTCCGCTCCCGACGGGCTCATCGATGTTCGCCTGACTCGGGTCCTCGCGGTCGGCCCACTTGTGTTCGGGGATGATGGGGATGAGGTTCGCGACCGCGAGGTTGAACGGACCGAGCGGCTCGGACATGTTGATGCGAACCGTCTCCTCGTCGACGGCCTCCGCGGTGTCGATGTACTCGGCTTGCGTTGAGTACAGCGGCACCTCGTTCTCGGTGACGTAGTTGTACGTGAACGCGACGTCCTCGGCGGTGAGGTCCTCGCCGTCGTGCCACGAGTGGTCGGTGCGAATGGTGTACTCCATCGTGGTCTCGTCGACGCGGTTCCAGTCCGTCGCGAGGCTGACCTCCGGGTCGGGTTCGCCCTCGTTGTTGAGCTGGACGAGGAAGTCGTACAGCATGTTGAACTGGTAGACGTGCTTGCTCTCGTCGTTGTGACCGAGCACGTTCATCGTCGAGAGCGTCTCGGGCCAGTACCCCTTCAGGGTGTCCTCGCCGCCCTTCATCTCCAGGTTGATCAT includes:
- a CDS encoding succinylglutamate desuccinylase/aspartoacylase family protein yields the protein MKLGTAQSAPGEVSTGYFTVTELPTGQPEQVPVVVVEGEESGPTVWVTGTIHGDEPTGMEVIHEFVDRIRDESLSGTVVCIPVMNPSGLRTNARTSYYDGDDPNRYFGLDGDGETPPRVQQLICDRLYEEIRANADAVISLHTSWVATYPYTIRPRVRYGDHRTKTDAVELRDRLVELVDAFGLPVVNQFSPDETVQRSLDHTLTGAAIADEIPAFTPELGGRFVVEQDVCEAAVAGLQNVLHTLEMVSEPAASATTFELPADTDLKRFVHPHTDTAGIVHYRVREGGWVDSGDVVADIVTPCGETKAQVAVDHSGYVLSRYEGVAVYENDPLLDMAVPDDESLLLHQSD
- a CDS encoding ABC transporter ATP-binding protein; this encodes MRDDVLLEVDDLKKHFKVNQGWIASLMQSVSGDEPDYVHAVDGVSFNLHKGETLGLAGESGCGKTTTGMSLVKLHEPTDGDIVYNDKELSEATDEELKEFRQNAQMIFQDPFESLNPRMTVYDIIAEPLRIHDIRNETARVQRALEFAELQPPEQYYDQYPHELSGGQRQRVAIARALVLDPDFIVADEPVSMLDVSLRAGVLSLLNRMTEEFGLSVVYISHDLSLLRHMCDRLAIMYMGKIVEKGPTDQIIENPQHPYTQALINAVPVPDPDVGRERVELQGEVGDVIEIPTGCRFKSRCPDYIGDVCDQVVPPLEQKVDVDVDQDIACHLYESAEGYDPYEELEGSRRADDVTASGAGDDSESAPADD
- a CDS encoding ABC transporter ATP-binding protein; translation: MSLLEVEDLEVYYETEDGPAQAVDGVSFELEEGENLGIVGESGCGKTTLAKAIIGILPDAGYVNNGSIEFKGDDLTELSGPERRRLKWEEISMIAQSAMNSLDPVYTIREQIVEAIETHRPGTGRVESNEIVTEMFELVGLDPDRADDYPHQFSGGMRQRAMIAMALALDPSLVLADEPTTALDVIMQDQILKRIRSIQDEINSSMLVITHDVSVVAETCDRVLVMYAGQVAEEGPVDEIFNQPYHPYTIGLKRAFPNIRMEDQDLLSIAGYPPELVDPPQGCRFAERCPMATDRCREEEPEAHYVNNLRSYCHYADEVDAELRPYADDARTWKQTAAAQNVGNAGGD
- a CDS encoding ABC transporter permease yields the protein MAQEEHTTRSIFADLDDTGSSDEQINKWQRTARLWRETLREHWAKLTDELSVKLSLLTVAGFVLVAIFAPFIATHQPLKRQYQTDSEIIIEKWAEPSILGADTPYILGTTAEGFDIFSQLVYGTRAALMVGLIAAVFTAGIGTLVGLVAGYYGGKVDDALMRLVDFLYGMPLLPTVIVLVAVLGPNLWNIIFALIVLQWRSTARVIRSQALSLRERPFVKAAQVAGAGDWHIISRHLAPNVLPLTFLYGSFGIAWAILAEAGVSFIGLGDPNTVSWGTMLQASRAYSALQFGAWWWFVPPGICIGLLVISGFLIGRGYEEITNPKLQ
- a CDS encoding ABC transporter permease; this encodes MGKASFVIRRVLQLVVTLWAVGTVLFGLFRLMPGDPTSYVVSSQMTQEAREQIIASYGLDQPLHVQYVKFLENLATLQFGQSFHSNQPVTDVIATYLPNTLVLMLTAFITAYAIGITLGVLSGWYRGSRFEKNAVIVALTARSVPTFYVGLIVLWIFGANLGVIPMSGMTSLGTQNASFWQMVLTVDFLHHLLAPALVLGFYFMGYPLLIMRSSMLEVLSEDFIDVCRAKGLKERTIMFRHAARNALLPIVTAAAIALGYAVGGSVLIETVFAWPGIGREMVRAVLRRDFPVAQGTFMVLAATIIFLNFLADLAYGYLDPRVTYD
- a CDS encoding ABC transporter substrate-binding protein → MPEDTNRVKRRRFLKAATAGGVAGMTALAGCSGNQDGGDGGNGSGNGSGNQSGGDGGGASAGEGLSTYTYVNNAQSYNPPRHDAINLVADQFSELGLDMEVDVLEWGTLFSRVSEEYDYSFATWHTFFVSEPVTELNNLFNSGNTDPGEGNYSGYENPDLDEMMSSYLAEPDPDTRIDQAHEIQKTLMDDVPMMPITQMPQAAIYNSNQVGNWQADLANGFNSYWTMINLEMKGGEDTLKGYWPETLSTMNVLGHNDESKHVYQFNMLYDFLVQLNNEGEPDPEVSLATDWNRVDETTMEYTIRTDHSWHDGEDLTAEDVAFTYNYVTENEVPLYSTQAEYIDTAEAVDEETVRINMSEPLGPFNLAVANLIPIIPEHKWADREDPSQANIDEPVGSGPMMFDYWEQGSEFGMTKFDEHFAPVSFEKRFWRVIPEASTVWENLINGDLNYEPFGRIDRSLDQNQDNENIGTTFQTAPTFWMFTPNEREERLDDVQLRKALVETIPRTPIVDQVLFGFPEPGFNVVSSAFGPLHTEDVTEYEESRDAARSRLEEAGYTWDDNDMLQAPSDD